A window from Culex pipiens pallens isolate TS chromosome 3, TS_CPP_V2, whole genome shotgun sequence encodes these proteins:
- the LOC120428974 gene encoding exocyst complex component 4 translates to MSSYCNRETISIHIGQAGIQLGNATWELYCLEHGIDRDGKMAESANEPDNVATADGNSFCGTFFKRSESDRYVPRAILVDTEPTVVDQVRTGAYRELFHPDSLITGQEDSANNFARGHFHIGKQLIEGTMDVIRRTAEESNSLQGFFTFHSFGGGTGSGFSSLLAQKLADSFGKKSKLEVAIYPSPHICTSVVEPYNSVLTTHASMDNADCTFLVDNQAIYDICHNKLRVDRPLYANLNRLISQVVSSITASLRFGGALNVDMNEFQTNLVPYPRIHFPLASFSPVVSVEKANHATLTISDLTSQLFEPDNQMVKCDLRSGKYMACCLLYRGDIVPKDVNAAIAAIKNRRTVQFVDWCPTGFKVGINPKCPVMVPGGDLAPIHRGVSMLASNTAIAEAWRKLDHKFDMMYAKRAFVHWFVNEGMEEAMFAEARENLAALEMDYQEAASEMEEDLPKFFPSYMDSPPVKPPRAVKYGKETSGCGLLVSVIKTLDASETNEQREREKLKIEKEFRKTDQRLNELVSQNDGDLTRVMQLFGKVSTQITGSRERIHVVKENLQTCKQLLRCRREELKKLYTDAVQHKYVLEMLDQVNELRKTPQQLASFMAKKHYLHATKLLMSSIETTEGPLKDVEGLNDLRQDFQNKRQQLYSKLLDELNKHLYVSSTGDVLQSFQRQGSGRNSQHVAGASPFQRNVLRRSAERMEANTKARKALFEIAQNGYLDVDKSEIIEDTDLLDPDVNSTYFIGIIIECFALLNKVPESIESIRVQMQSELLTIVTKSTHHIITLNQQQHHQNPYQQQYGPSNNSEELPERNIPILELLDLVFRQLKLIATAHQLTLKNYHNVIHRYSLSQTKAYDLIEYWGQAQAVLKLVLTDYLDIQNDSSDELMRAQFTEQATNINTFFSRRKVQGKKLMFKFDKSSHTSLLEPDTSAKEHRRNPSNVSNSTAKEDALNASGGNGQNLLNSSFSKQTAPGLGPDRKKQERQLVCTPDAALVRQIYLPMMGYVHEIEGFMKCKSGQLCSLNTFLANYVKDAYLARGHNRNLQLTIESLSKTQDAWRSIITPEEMKRLGLTRPLLQNTVLVESRISETKKLILDLPTYSDELLKMVCSLLKTYRETCQAAYRGIVQPETEDKRIYSVAWLKDDDITRFLKSLPNWTDLKSSNARHRAQQQSGGKRHMKAEPSEEESPTAVQQRNVREAEMLTSNLGEGGISQQEILSDVGVLKELAILQESMEWFAGRITDFADDLRKPIVNGLMASGGMNASPIVVKDGMIKVLVNLALEFEELANTCLLVLHLEVRVQCFHYLKSSPSDKFKANNPNKNDSLEPDAKVLKLTKVLSDMDEALSSTLHPRKTKYVFEGLAHLASRILIMAANSMEFIDHAGVQRMCRNALALQQTLSSITASREVALDYARSFYEMFYLEPDEILTSIIEKGSQFTEMQYLNALHLICKNRGVTDQNTLAMYQQKLSDVLGTKPGMGVTV, encoded by the exons atg agttCCTACTGCAACCGCGAAACCATTTCGATCCACATCGGCCAGGCCGGAATCCAGCTCGGAAACGCCACCTGGGAGCTGTACTGCTTGGAGCATGGAATTGACCGGGATGGCAAGATGGCGGAGTCGGCCAACGAGCCGGACAACGTGGCCACCGCCGACGGGAACAGCTTCTGTGGGACGTTCTTCAAGCGGTCCGAGTCGGACCGGTACGTTCCGCGGGCGATCCTGGTGGACACCGAGCCGACCGTGGTGGACCAGGTGCGAACAGGAGCCTATCGGGAGTTGTTCCATCCGGATAGCTTGATTACGGGGCAGGAAGATTCGGCGAATAACTTTGCGCGGGGTCACTTTCACATCGGGAAGCAGCTGATTGAGGGCACGATGGACGTGATTCGGAGGACGGCGGAAGAGTCCAATAGTTTGCAGGGGTTCTTCACGTTCCACTCGTTTGGAGGTGGAACTGGGTCCGGGTTTTCGTCGCTGTTGGCCCAGAAGCTGGCGGACAGTTTTGGCAAGAAAAGTAAGCTGGAGGTGGCTATTTATCCGTCGCCGCACATTTGTACTAGCGTGGTGGAACCGTACAACTCGGTGCTGACGACGCACGCCTCGATGGACAACGCGGACTGCACGTTCCTGGTGGACAATCAGGCCATTTACGACATTTGTCACAACAAGCTGCGCGTGGATCGGCCGTTGTACGCGAACCTGAACCGGTTGATTAGTCAGGTCGTGTCGAGTATAACGGCGTCGTTACGGTTTGGAGGAGCGCTGAACGTGGACATGAACGAGTTCCAGACGAACCTGGTCCCCTATCCGAGAATTCATTTCCCGTTGGCGTCGTTTTCACCGGTGGTGTCCGTCGAGAAGGCAAACCATGCAA CTCTCACCATCTCCGACCTGACCTCGCAGCTGTTCGAGCCGGACAACCAGATGGTCAAGTGCGACCTCCGGTCGGGCAAGTACATGGCGTGCTGTTTGCTGTACCGCGGCGACATAGTGCCAAAGGATGTCAACGCGGCGATTGCGGCCATCAAGAATCGCCGCACGGTGCAGTTTGTGGACTGGTGCCCGACGGGGTTCAAGGTCGGCATCAATCCCAAGTGTCCGGTGATGGTGCCGGGCGGGGATTTGGCGCCGATTCACCGCGGGGTGTCGATGCTGGCGTCCAACACGGCCATTGCCGAGGCGTGGCGCAAGCTGGACCATAAGTTTGACATGATGTACGCGAAGCGAGCGTTTGTGCACTGGTTCGTGAACGAGGGCATGGAGGAGGCCATGTTTGCGGAGGCGCGGGAAAATTTGGCCGCGCTGGAGATGGACTATCAGGAGGCGGCCAGCGAGATGGAGGAGG ATCTGCCGAAA TTTTTTCCTTCATACATGGATTCTCCGCCCGTGAAACCTCCGAGGGCCGTCAAATACGGCAAAGAAACG AGTGGCTGCGGGCTGCTGGTTTCGGTCATCAAAACCCTCGATGCGAGCGAAACGAACGAGCAGCGTGAGCGCGAGAAGCTCAAGATCGAGAAGGAGTTCCGCAAGACCGACCAGCGGTTGAACGAGCTCGTGTCGCAGAACGATGGCGACCTCACGCGGGTTATGCAGCTGTTCGGGAAGGTTTCCACCCAGATCACCGGCTCGCGCGAGAGGATCCACGTGGTCAAGGAGAACCTGCAGACGTGCAAGCAGTTGCTGCGCTGTCGGCGGGAGGAACTCAAAAAGCTGTACACGGACGCCGTCCAGCACAAGTACGTGCTGGAGATGCTCGATCAGGTGAACGAACTGCGCAAAACTCCCCAACAGCTGGCGTCCTTCATGGCCAAGAAGCACTACCTGCACGCGACGAAGCTGCTGATGTCGTCGATCGAGACCACCGAGGGTCCGCTGAAGGACGTGGAAGGACTGAACGACCTGCGGCAGGACTTCCAGAACAAGCGGCAACAGCTGTACAGCAAGCTGCTGGATGAGCTGAACAAACATCTGTACGTCTCGAGCACCGGCGATGTGCTGCAGAGCTTCCAACGGCAGGGCTCGGGCCGGAACAGTCAGCACGTGGCCGGTGCCTCACCGTTTCAGCGGAACGTGCTGCGACGTTCGGCGGAGCGGATGGAGGCCAACACGAAAGCCCGGAAGGCGTTGTTCGAAATCGCACAGAATG GCTACCTCGACGTTGACAAGAGTGAAATCATCGAAGACACAGACCTGCTCGATCCGGATGTCAATTCTACCTACTTCATAGGAATCATTATTGAGTGCTTTGCATTGCTGAATAAAGTGCCTGAATCCATAGAG TCTATAAGAGTACAAATGCAAAGCGAACTGCTGACGATCGTCACCAAGTCCACGCATCACATCATCACGctgaaccagcagcagcaccatcaGAACCCGTACCAACAGCAGTACGGCCCGTCGAACAACTCCGAAGAGCTTCCTGAGCGCAACATTCCCATCCTCGAGCTGCTGGATCTGGTGTTCCGGCAGCTCAAGCTGATCGCGACCGCCCATCAGCTGACGCTGAAGAACTACCACAACGTGATCCACCGGTACAGTCTATCGCAGACAAAGGCGTACGATCTGATCGAGTACTGGGGCCAAGCGCAAGCGGTCCTTAAGCTCGTACTCACCGACTATCTGGACATCCAGAACGACAGCAGCGACGAGCTGATGCGGGCGCAGTTCACCGAACAGGCCACCAACATCAACACGTTCTTCAGCCGGCGGAAGGTGCAGGGCAAGAAGCTGATGTTCAAGTTTGACAAGTCTTCGCACACGAGCCTGCTGGAGCCGGACACGAGCGCGAAGGAACACCGCCGGAATCCGTCGAACGTGTCGAACAGTACGGCGAAGGAGGACGCGCTGAACGCGTCCGGCGGTAACGGGCAGAACTTGCTCAACTCGAGCTTTAGCAAGCAGACGGCGCCGGGGTTGGGTCCGGATCGGAAGAAGCAGGAGCGTCAGCTGGTTTGTACGCCGGATGCCGCACTGGTGCGACAGATCTACCTTCCGATGATGGGCTACGTCCACGAGATCGAGGGATTCATGAAGTGCAAATCGGG TCAACTGTGCAGTTTGAACACCTTCCTGGCAAACTACGTCAAGGACGCGTACCTGGCGCGAGGCCACAACCGGAACCTGCAGCTGACGATCGAGTCGCTGTCCAAAACGCAGGACGCGTGGCGTTCGATCATCACGCCCGAGGAGATGAAGCGGCTGGGGTTGACGCGACCGCTGCTCCAGAACACCGTGCTCGTCGAGAGTC GCATCTCGGAAACCAAAAAGCTCATACTCGACCTGCCCACGTACTCGGATGAACTGCTCAAGATGGTGTGCTCGCTGCTGAAGACGTACCGGGAGACGTGCCAGGCGGCGTACCGCGGAATTGTGCAGCCGGAAACGGAGGATAAGCGGATCTACAGCGTGGCCTGGCTGAAGGACGACGATATTACGCGATTTCTGAA ATCCCTCCCGAACTGGACGGACCTAAAATCCTCGAACGCTCGCCACCGGGCCCAGCAACAGTCCGGCGGCAAGCGACACATGAAGGCGGAACCGTCCGAGGAGGAAAGCCCAACGGCCGTCCAGCAGCGGAACGTTCGCGAGGCGGAAATGCTCACCAGTAATTTGGGTGAGGGTGGCATCTCGCAGCAGGAGATCCTGTCGGACGTCGGAGTCCTGAAGGAGCTGGCCATCTTGCAGGAAAGCATGGAGTGGTTCGCCGGCCGGATAACGGACTTTGCGGACGATCTGCGGAAGCCGATCGTGAACGGGTTGATGGCGAGCGGTGGGATGAACGCGTCGCCGATCGTCGTGAAGGACGGGATGATCAAGGTGCTGGTCAACTTGGCGCTGGAGTTTGAGGAGTTGGCCAACACGTGCCTGCTGGTGCTGCACCTGGAAGTGCGTGTCCAGTGCTTCCACTATCTGAAGTCCAGCCCGTCGGACAAGTTCAAGGCGAACAACCCGAACAAGAATGACTCGCTAGAGCCGGACGCGAAGGTGCTGAAGCTGACCAAAGTGCTGTCGGATATGGACGAGGCGCTCAGTTCGACGCTGCATCCGAGGAAGACCAAG TACGTGTTCGAGGGTCTGGCCCACCTGGCCTCCCGCATCCTCATAATGGCCGCCAACTCGATGGAGTTCATCGACCACGCCGGCGTCCAGCGGATGTGCCGCAACGCCCTAGCCCTGCAGCAAACGCTCAGCAGTATTACCGCTTCCCGGGAGGTGGCCCTCGACTACGCGCGGTCATTCTACGAAATGTTCTACCTGGAACCGGAT GAAATCCTAACCTCAATCATCGAAAAGGGCTCGCAGTTTACGGAGATGCAGTATCTGAACGCGCTGCACCTGATCTGCAAGAACCGGGGCGTCACCGACCAGAACACGCTGGCCATGTACCAGCAGAAGCTGAGCGACGTGCTGGGAACCAAACCCGGGATGGGCGTCACcgtttaa